A window of the Miscanthus floridulus cultivar M001 chromosome 14, ASM1932011v1, whole genome shotgun sequence genome harbors these coding sequences:
- the LOC136504779 gene encoding phosphatidylinositol:ceramide inositolphosphotransferase-like, which produces MSPFYLARGASKLVRRITSETSVELKILSDKWRLLLTGLIFQYIHGLAAHGVHYLHRPGPTLQDLGFMILPELGKERGYISETLFTFIFLTFVLWTFHPFILQTKRFYTVLIWRRVLAFLCASQFLRIITFYATQLPGPNYHCRKGSPLARLPPPQNAAEIFLINFPKGVIYGCGDLIFSSHMIFTLVFVITYQKYGSIRFCKMLAWFIAIAQSLLIISSRKHYSVDVVVAWYTVNLVVFFVDKKLTELPDRSVGSTSVLPVSTKDKDTKLKEENTRLLNGNSMDSADRRPRTQMNGKQIENESHVDSETVKS; this is translated from the exons ATGTCGCCCTTCTACCTCGCTCGCGGTGCTTCCAAG CTAGTGAGAAGGATTACCTCGGAGACATCAGTCGAGCTCAAGATTCTCTCCGACAAATGGCGGCTTCTCCTCACTGGCCTCATTTTCCAG TACATCCATGGTTTGGCCGCTCATGGGGTTCATTATTTGCACCGGCCGGGGCCCACTCTTCAAGATCTTGGCTTCATGATTCTTCCG GAGCTTGGGAAAGAAAGGGGTTACATCAGTGAGACATTGTTTACATTCATCTTCCTCACCTTTGTATTG TGGACATTTCATCCTTTCATCCTTCAGACTAAACGCTTCTACACTGTTCTGATATGGCGCAGGGTTCTTGCCTTCTTATGT GCTTCTCAGTTTCTTCGAATAATTACATTCTATGCAACACAGCTTCCAGGACCTAATTATCATTGTCGCAAG GGCTCACCTCTGGCTAGATTACCACCACCCCAGAATGCAGCTGAGATCTTTCTGATTAATT TCCCAAAAGGAGTGATTTATGGATGTGGTGACTTGATATTTTCATCCCACATGATTTTCACCCTAGTTTTTGTCATAACATACCAGAAATATGGAAGCATAAG GTTTTGTAAGATGCTTGCTTGGTTCATAGCTATTGCTCAGAGCCTTCTTATTATATCTTCTCGCAAGCATTACAGTGTTGATGTTGTTGTTGCATG GTATACTGTGAATTTGGTGGTtttctttgtggataagaagctTACAG AACTTCCTGATCGATCAGTGGGGTCCACATCAGTACTTCCTGTGAGTACTAAGGATAAAGATACCAAGTTGAAAGAAGAAAATACGAGATTGCTGAACGGTAACTCTATGGATTCAGCTGACCGG AGACCACGAACACAAATGAATGGAAAGCAAATTGAGAATGAAAGCCATGTTGATAGTGAAACTGTGAAATCATGA